The following proteins are encoded in a genomic region of Magallana gigas chromosome 1, xbMagGiga1.1, whole genome shotgun sequence:
- the LOC105323550 gene encoding uncharacterized protein, whose protein sequence is MDQPTLQELTEHGQKMELKGSDVQKFIRDQQAHYRELRAAEREREKEAREYELKKQTLEMDRIKMQEEQGKTELESKYRATIFHLEQQLKETKVDIASSSSAKIPKMPFFDEVKDDIDSYLRRFERYAEAQKWKPDTWAVNLSALLRGRALDVYALLPQEQALNYDALKTSLLKRFERTEDGFRQRFRMCRPESGETFSQFSVRLGSYLNRWIELGRVPNTFDGLYDLVLRDQFLSMCNRDLLLFLKERIPKDIDEMCRLADQYKEARHVNILSLVHSGRKESTTELRNGSPNIQRDQKEQKSTKDAATTEKQVRCYKCSKIGHASFQCPQQRSRPREDSRSGHP, encoded by the coding sequence ATGGACCAACCAACGTTACAAGAATTAACGGAACACGGACAGAAAATGGAACTCAAGGGATCAGATGTCCAGAAGTTCATACGAGATCAGCAAGCACACTATCGGGAGTTACGAGCTGCAGAGAGAGAACGAGAAAAGGAAGCGAGGGAGTACGAGTTGAAGAAGCAGACTCTAGAGATGGATAGAATTAAGATGCAGGAAGAACAAGGTAAAACGGAGCTTGAGAGTAAGTACCGTGCTACTATTTTTCATTTAGAGCAACAGTTGAAAGAGACAAAGGTTGATATTGCAAGTTCTTCATCTGCTAAAATTCCTAAGATGCCATTTTTTGACGAAGTTAAAGATGACATAGATTCTTACCTTCGGCGGTTCGAGCGGTATGCAGAGGCACAGAAGTGGAAACCAGATACATGGGCAGTCAATCTCAGCGCACTGTTACGTGGTCGAGCACTCGATGTCTATGCTTTGCTGCCTCAGGAACAAGCTCTCAACTATGATGCTCTGAAAACATCGCTGTTGAAACGATTTGAGAGAACAGAGGACGGATTTCGTCAACGATTTCGTATGTGTCGACCTGAATCAGGTGAGACTTTCTCTCAATTTTCTGTTCGTCTTGGAAGTTATTTAAATAGATGGATAGAACTTGGTAGAGTGCCTAATACCTTCGACGGATTGTATGATCTTGTGCTTCGGGATCAATTCCTTTCAATGTGCAACAGagatttattattgtttttgaaagaaCGTATACCCAAAGACATTGATGAAATGTGTAGGCTAGCTGATCAATATAAAGAGGCCCGTCATGTTAATATTTTGTCGTTAGTACATTCTGGCAGGAAAGAGTCTACTACTGAACTAAGGAACGGATCACCAAATATACAGAGAGACCAGAAGGAACAGAAAAGTACGAAAGATGCAGCAACAACAGAAAAACAGGTACGCTGTTACAAATGTTCAAAGATAGGACATGCTTCATTCCAGTGTCCACAGCAACGTTCACGACCTAGAGAAGATTCGCGGAGCGGACATCCC
- the LOC105349201 gene encoding retrovirus-related Pol polyprotein from transposon 17.6 isoform X3 — protein sequence MSGHLGISRTIDIVLAEFYWPGVQSDVRRFCQSCDICQRTTPKGRTTKVPLGKMPLIDEPFKRVAVDLVGPIQPATDRGNRYILTLVDFASRYPEAVALKDLKDRLQSTCELAKENLERSSRRYRTYYNKRARQRDMKEGEKVLVLLPTASNKLLMQWRGPYIIVQKVGSVDYKIDVDGKLKTFHANMLKRYVDRQDDDNISRDIVGVAVIDVENDSSTDDSDLNDSPSHLNPEGPENVNISDELGERETRDIKTLLCKYSDVLTDAPGLTTLAKHEIRLTSEKPVRTKPYPLPFTSRETVCEEVRRMLETGIIEPSTSPYTSPIVIVKKKDGSNRFCIDFRAINRITVFDAETIPCADDIFVQLAGSKYVSKFDLCKGYWQLPLEETSKCITAFQTPLGLFQFKVMPFGLVNASASFSRLMRKLLEGMQFIDNFIDDVIIYTKSFQEHLQIVEEFLERLRAANLTAKPSKCYIGFQSLECLGHIAGEEKLLPVPEKVAAIQEFSPPTSKKQVRSFLGLVGFYRRFIPNFSAIAAPLTDLTRKGQPNKCIWGQPQENAFTSLKYALMVTPVLKLPDISKPFILQTDASDAGVGAVLLQEEDGVKKPVFYASQKLKSHQLSYSTIEKECYAIVWAVQKFQRFQQGSSNVPVMIRP from the exons ATGTCAGGACACCTAGGCATTAGCAGAACGATTGACATAGTATTAGCAGAATTCTACTGGCCGGGAGTGCAATCAGATGTGAGGCGATTTTGTCAGTCATGCGACATTTGTCAGAGGACAACTCCAAAAGGTAGGACTACAAAAGTACCTTTGGGTAAGATGCCATTAATTGATGAACCTTTTAAACGTGTTGCTGTAGATCTGGTCGGCCCTATTCAACCAGCAACGGACCGAGGGAACCGGTACATCTTAACCCTGGTAGACTTTGCTTCACGATACCCAGAGGCAGTGGCGCTAAAAG ATTTAAAAGATCGTCTTCAGTCAACCTGTGAGTTAGCTAAAGAGAATCTGGAGAGATCGTCACGGAGATATCGCACCTACTACAACAAACGGGCGAGACAGCGAGACATGAAAGAAGGCGAGAAAGTTCTTGTGTTGCTTCCTACCGCTAGCAACAAGTTACTGATGCAGTGGAGAGGACCTTACATAATAGTCCAGAAGGTAGGGAGTGTAGATTACAAGATTGATGTAGACGGAAAGCTTAAGACATTCCATGCTAACATGCTGAAGCGATATGTTGATAGACAGGATGATGACAATATTAGCAGAGACATTGTAGGAGTAGCAGTTATCGATGTAGAGAACGACAGCTCAACAGATGACAGTGATTTAAATGACTCTCCGTCACATTTGAATCCGGAAGGTCCAGAGAATGTCAACATCAGTGATGAACTTGGTGAGAGAGAAACGCGTGACATTAAAACTTTGCTTTGTAAATATTCTGATGTTCTTACAGATGCTCCAGGACTGACTACTTTAGCGAAACATGAAATCAGATTGACCAGTGAAAAGCCTGTACGCACAAAGCCATATCCATTACCCTTTACTTCACGTGAAACTGTATGCGAAGAGGTCAGGAGAATGCTAGAAACAGGGATCATCGAACCATCGACAAGTCCTTATACATCGCCGATTGTTATAGTCAAGAAGAAGGACGGCTCCAATAGATTCTGCATAGATTTTAGAGCAATTAACAGAATAACAGTGTTTGATGCAGAGACGATTCCGTGTGCGGACGATATATTCGTGCAGTTGGCAGGCAGTAAGTACGTGTCAAAATTTGATCTCTGTAAAGGTTATTGGCAATTACCTCTTGAAGAAACGTCAAAGTGCATAACAGCTTTCCAGACACCACTTGGACTGTTTCAGTTCAAGGTTATGCCGTTTGGTCTGGTCAACGCGTCAGCCAGTTTCAGCCGTTTAATGAGAAAACTATTAGAAGGTATGCAGTTCATTGACAACTTTATAGATGATGTTATAATATATACCAAGTCATTTCAGGAACATCTGCAGATTGTGGAGGAGTTTTTAGAAAGACTGCGCGCTGCAAACTTAACTGCGAAGCCAAGTAAGTGCTATATTGGGTTTCAAAGTTTAGAGTGTTTGGGACATATAGCAGGAGAGGAGAAACTTCTTCCAGTACCAGAGAAAGTCGCAGCTATTCAGGAGTTTTCACCACCTACCTCTAAGAAACAGGTTAGGTCATTTTTGGGACTAGTTGGTTTCTATAGAAGATTTATACCTAACTTTTCAGCTATTGCAGCCCCGCTGACAGATTTGACACGGAAAGGACAGCCTAACAAGTGTATCTGGGGACAGCCGCAGGAAAATGCATTTACATCGCTGAAGTACGCACTCATGGTAACACCTGTGTTAAAATTACCCGATATTAGTAAACCATTTATATTGCAGACAGATGCGTCAGATGCAGGTGTTGGTGCAGTGTTGTTGCAAGAGGAAGATGGAGTGAAGAAACCGGTTTTCTACGCTAGTCAGAAGCTGAAGTCGCACCAGTTATCCTACTCTACGATCGAGAAGGAATGTTATGCTATAGTCTGGGCGGTCCAGAAGTTCCAAAG gtTCCAGCAAGGCTCCAGCAATGTCCCAGTGATGATTCGGCCATAG
- the LOC105349201 gene encoding retrovirus-related Pol polyprotein from transposon 17.6 isoform X1, with the protein MSGHLGISRTIDIVLAEFYWPGVQSDVRRFCQSCDICQRTTPKGRTTKVPLGKMPLIDEPFKRVAVDLVGPIQPATDRGNRYILTLVDFASRYPEAVALKGIEAERVAEALVEIFCRLGVPVEMLTDMGSQFTSELMAETGRLLSFRQLTTTPYHPMCNGLVERFNGTLKQMLRRLCAERPKDWERYLSAALFAYRDTTQESLGFSPFELVYGHTVRGPMRILRELWTKEVTDPDIKTTYQYVVDLKDRLQSTCELAKENLERSSRRYRTYYNKRARQRDMKEGEKVLVLLPTASNKLLMQWRGPYIIVQKVGSVDYKIDVDGKLKTFHANMLKRYVDRQDDDNISRDIVGVAVIDVENDSSTDDSDLNDSPSHLNPEGPENVNISDELGERETRDIKTLLCKYSDVLTDAPGLTTLAKHEIRLTSEKPVRTKPYPLPFTSRETVCEEVRRMLETGIIEPSTSPYTSPIVIVKKKDGSNRFCIDFRAINRITVFDAETIPCADDIFVQLAGSKYVSKFDLCKGYWQLPLEETSKCITAFQTPLGLFQFKVMPFGLVNASASFSRLMRKLLEGMQFIDNFIDDVIIYTKSFQEHLQIVEEFLERLRAANLTAKPSKCYIGFQSLECLGHIAGEEKLLPVPEKVAAIQEFSPPTSKKQVRSFLGLVGFYRRFIPNFSAIAAPLTDLTRKGQPNKCIWGQPQENAFTSLKYALMVTPVLKLPDISKPFILQTDASDAGVGAVLLQEEDGVKKPVFYASQKLKSHQLSYSTIEKECYAIVWAVQKFQRFQQGSSNVPVMIRP; encoded by the exons ATGTCAGGACACCTAGGCATTAGCAGAACGATTGACATAGTATTAGCAGAATTCTACTGGCCGGGAGTGCAATCAGATGTGAGGCGATTTTGTCAGTCATGCGACATTTGTCAGAGGACAACTCCAAAAGGTAGGACTACAAAAGTACCTTTGGGTAAGATGCCATTAATTGATGAACCTTTTAAACGTGTTGCTGTAGATCTGGTCGGCCCTATTCAACCAGCAACGGACCGAGGGAACCGGTACATCTTAACCCTGGTAGACTTTGCTTCACGATACCCAGAGGCAGTGGCGCTAAAAGGTATAGAAGCTGAAAGAGTTGCAGAGGCTCTTGTTGAAATCTTTTGTAGACTTGGAGTACCTGTCGAGATGTTAACTGATATGGGCAGCCAGTTTACTTCGGAGCTGATGGCCGAGACAGGTCGTCTACTTTCATTTCGACAACTGACGACAACACCGTACCACCCCATGTGCAACGGTTTGGTCGAGCGTTTTAACGGCACGCTGAAGCAGATGCTGAGACGACTCTGTGCTGAGCGCCCTAAGGACTGGGAGAGATATTTGTCTGCAGCGCTGTTTGCCTATCGTGACACCACCCAAGAAAGTCTCGGATTTTCACCTTTTGAATTGGTTTATGGTCACACCGTCAGAGGTCCAATGCGGATTCTTCGTGAGCTATGGACAAAAGAGGTAACAGATCCTGATATTAAAACAACTTATCAATATGTTGTAGATTTAAAAGATCGTCTTCAGTCAACCTGTGAGTTAGCTAAAGAGAATCTGGAGAGATCGTCACGGAGATATCGCACCTACTACAACAAACGGGCGAGACAGCGAGACATGAAAGAAGGCGAGAAAGTTCTTGTGTTGCTTCCTACCGCTAGCAACAAGTTACTGATGCAGTGGAGAGGACCTTACATAATAGTCCAGAAGGTAGGGAGTGTAGATTACAAGATTGATGTAGACGGAAAGCTTAAGACATTCCATGCTAACATGCTGAAGCGATATGTTGATAGACAGGATGATGACAATATTAGCAGAGACATTGTAGGAGTAGCAGTTATCGATGTAGAGAACGACAGCTCAACAGATGACAGTGATTTAAATGACTCTCCGTCACATTTGAATCCGGAAGGTCCAGAGAATGTCAACATCAGTGATGAACTTGGTGAGAGAGAAACGCGTGACATTAAAACTTTGCTTTGTAAATATTCTGATGTTCTTACAGATGCTCCAGGACTGACTACTTTAGCGAAACATGAAATCAGATTGACCAGTGAAAAGCCTGTACGCACAAAGCCATATCCATTACCCTTTACTTCACGTGAAACTGTATGCGAAGAGGTCAGGAGAATGCTAGAAACAGGGATCATCGAACCATCGACAAGTCCTTATACATCGCCGATTGTTATAGTCAAGAAGAAGGACGGCTCCAATAGATTCTGCATAGATTTTAGAGCAATTAACAGAATAACAGTGTTTGATGCAGAGACGATTCCGTGTGCGGACGATATATTCGTGCAGTTGGCAGGCAGTAAGTACGTGTCAAAATTTGATCTCTGTAAAGGTTATTGGCAATTACCTCTTGAAGAAACGTCAAAGTGCATAACAGCTTTCCAGACACCACTTGGACTGTTTCAGTTCAAGGTTATGCCGTTTGGTCTGGTCAACGCGTCAGCCAGTTTCAGCCGTTTAATGAGAAAACTATTAGAAGGTATGCAGTTCATTGACAACTTTATAGATGATGTTATAATATATACCAAGTCATTTCAGGAACATCTGCAGATTGTGGAGGAGTTTTTAGAAAGACTGCGCGCTGCAAACTTAACTGCGAAGCCAAGTAAGTGCTATATTGGGTTTCAAAGTTTAGAGTGTTTGGGACATATAGCAGGAGAGGAGAAACTTCTTCCAGTACCAGAGAAAGTCGCAGCTATTCAGGAGTTTTCACCACCTACCTCTAAGAAACAGGTTAGGTCATTTTTGGGACTAGTTGGTTTCTATAGAAGATTTATACCTAACTTTTCAGCTATTGCAGCCCCGCTGACAGATTTGACACGGAAAGGACAGCCTAACAAGTGTATCTGGGGACAGCCGCAGGAAAATGCATTTACATCGCTGAAGTACGCACTCATGGTAACACCTGTGTTAAAATTACCCGATATTAGTAAACCATTTATATTGCAGACAGATGCGTCAGATGCAGGTGTTGGTGCAGTGTTGTTGCAAGAGGAAGATGGAGTGAAGAAACCGGTTTTCTACGCTAGTCAGAAGCTGAAGTCGCACCAGTTATCCTACTCTACGATCGAGAAGGAATGTTATGCTATAGTCTGGGCGGTCCAGAAGTTCCAAAG gtTCCAGCAAGGCTCCAGCAATGTCCCAGTGATGATTCGGCCATAG
- the LOC105349201 gene encoding retrovirus-related Pol polyprotein from transposon 412 isoform X2 translates to MSGHLGISRTIDIVLAEFYWPGVQSDVRRFCQSCDICQRTTPKGRTTKVPLGKMPLIDEPFKRVAVDLVGPIQPATDRGNRYILTLVDFASRYPEAVALKGIEAERVAEALVEIFCRLGVPVEMLTDMGSQFTSELMAETGRLLSFRQLTTTPYHPMCNGLVERFNGTLKQMLRRLCAERPKDWERYLSAALFAYRDTTQESLGFSPFELVYGHTVRGPMRILRELWTKEVTDPDIKTTYQYVVDLKDRLQSTCELAKENLERSSRRYRTYYNKRARQRDMKEGEKVLVLLPTASNKLLMQWRGPYIIVQKVGSVDYKIDVDGKLKTFHANMLKRYVDRQDDDNISRDIVGVAVIDVENDSSTDDSDLNDSPSHLNPEGPENVNISDELGERETRDIKTLLCKYSDVLTDAPGLTTLAKHEIRLTSEKPVRTKPYPLPFTSRETVCEEVRRMLETGIIEPSTSPYTSPIVIVKKKDGSNRFCIDFRAINRITVFDAETIPCADDIFVQLAGSKYVSKFDLCKGYWQLPLEETSKCITAFQTPLGLFQFKVMPFGLVNASASFSRLMRKLLEGMQFIDNFIDDVIIYTKSFQEHLQIVEEFLERLRAANLTAKPSKCYIGFQSLECLGHIAGEEKLLPVPEKVAAIQEFSPPTSKKQTDASDAGVGAVLLQEEDGVKKPVFYASQKLKSHQLSYSTIEKECYAIVWAVQKFQRFQQGSSNVPVMIRP, encoded by the exons ATGTCAGGACACCTAGGCATTAGCAGAACGATTGACATAGTATTAGCAGAATTCTACTGGCCGGGAGTGCAATCAGATGTGAGGCGATTTTGTCAGTCATGCGACATTTGTCAGAGGACAACTCCAAAAGGTAGGACTACAAAAGTACCTTTGGGTAAGATGCCATTAATTGATGAACCTTTTAAACGTGTTGCTGTAGATCTGGTCGGCCCTATTCAACCAGCAACGGACCGAGGGAACCGGTACATCTTAACCCTGGTAGACTTTGCTTCACGATACCCAGAGGCAGTGGCGCTAAAAGGTATAGAAGCTGAAAGAGTTGCAGAGGCTCTTGTTGAAATCTTTTGTAGACTTGGAGTACCTGTCGAGATGTTAACTGATATGGGCAGCCAGTTTACTTCGGAGCTGATGGCCGAGACAGGTCGTCTACTTTCATTTCGACAACTGACGACAACACCGTACCACCCCATGTGCAACGGTTTGGTCGAGCGTTTTAACGGCACGCTGAAGCAGATGCTGAGACGACTCTGTGCTGAGCGCCCTAAGGACTGGGAGAGATATTTGTCTGCAGCGCTGTTTGCCTATCGTGACACCACCCAAGAAAGTCTCGGATTTTCACCTTTTGAATTGGTTTATGGTCACACCGTCAGAGGTCCAATGCGGATTCTTCGTGAGCTATGGACAAAAGAGGTAACAGATCCTGATATTAAAACAACTTATCAATATGTTGTAGATTTAAAAGATCGTCTTCAGTCAACCTGTGAGTTAGCTAAAGAGAATCTGGAGAGATCGTCACGGAGATATCGCACCTACTACAACAAACGGGCGAGACAGCGAGACATGAAAGAAGGCGAGAAAGTTCTTGTGTTGCTTCCTACCGCTAGCAACAAGTTACTGATGCAGTGGAGAGGACCTTACATAATAGTCCAGAAGGTAGGGAGTGTAGATTACAAGATTGATGTAGACGGAAAGCTTAAGACATTCCATGCTAACATGCTGAAGCGATATGTTGATAGACAGGATGATGACAATATTAGCAGAGACATTGTAGGAGTAGCAGTTATCGATGTAGAGAACGACAGCTCAACAGATGACAGTGATTTAAATGACTCTCCGTCACATTTGAATCCGGAAGGTCCAGAGAATGTCAACATCAGTGATGAACTTGGTGAGAGAGAAACGCGTGACATTAAAACTTTGCTTTGTAAATATTCTGATGTTCTTACAGATGCTCCAGGACTGACTACTTTAGCGAAACATGAAATCAGATTGACCAGTGAAAAGCCTGTACGCACAAAGCCATATCCATTACCCTTTACTTCACGTGAAACTGTATGCGAAGAGGTCAGGAGAATGCTAGAAACAGGGATCATCGAACCATCGACAAGTCCTTATACATCGCCGATTGTTATAGTCAAGAAGAAGGACGGCTCCAATAGATTCTGCATAGATTTTAGAGCAATTAACAGAATAACAGTGTTTGATGCAGAGACGATTCCGTGTGCGGACGATATATTCGTGCAGTTGGCAGGCAGTAAGTACGTGTCAAAATTTGATCTCTGTAAAGGTTATTGGCAATTACCTCTTGAAGAAACGTCAAAGTGCATAACAGCTTTCCAGACACCACTTGGACTGTTTCAGTTCAAGGTTATGCCGTTTGGTCTGGTCAACGCGTCAGCCAGTTTCAGCCGTTTAATGAGAAAACTATTAGAAGGTATGCAGTTCATTGACAACTTTATAGATGATGTTATAATATATACCAAGTCATTTCAGGAACATCTGCAGATTGTGGAGGAGTTTTTAGAAAGACTGCGCGCTGCAAACTTAACTGCGAAGCCAAGTAAGTGCTATATTGGGTTTCAAAGTTTAGAGTGTTTGGGACATATAGCAGGAGAGGAGAAACTTCTTCCAGTACCAGAGAAAGTCGCAGCTATTCAGGAGTTTTCACCACCTACCTCTAAGAAACAG ACAGATGCGTCAGATGCAGGTGTTGGTGCAGTGTTGTTGCAAGAGGAAGATGGAGTGAAGAAACCGGTTTTCTACGCTAGTCAGAAGCTGAAGTCGCACCAGTTATCCTACTCTACGATCGAGAAGGAATGTTATGCTATAGTCTGGGCGGTCCAGAAGTTCCAAAG gtTCCAGCAAGGCTCCAGCAATGTCCCAGTGATGATTCGGCCATAG